The following coding sequences lie in one Deinococcus malanensis genomic window:
- a CDS encoding CHASE3 domain-containing protein, which produces MRKPLLQPYVLRHQLGSWLLLLIVAVTVAWGMHRLEQNTRTGMRAQSELVALEGVYSALVDQQAGVRGYVLTGEDRYLEPYRRGLTVLPQHLLTLRTLAGSEPPAAREAHLKVLRDLERLHRQWLARVAAPELARTRQGDFSTAVQIVRMGQGKQLMDEMRALVDARRDTVEARQVTLNQTTFTTLQQVRWLSVGGLLLALLASVLATTRATRTVAKGLHSITTGARRVADGQLDERVPLDHVREGALLGVAFNEMTDQLQQREAELHRNSVRNRLILDAVGDGVVGTDTHGRGTFANPAALSMTGYALPDLIGQNIHERLHQAAEGEASLPASVCPACHAAEDGGAQRMAAATFRRQDGSSFPVEYFIAPLRGADNLLEGSVISFRDVTEQRAAQHALQQSEARLRAVTANLPVVLFALDRSGVFTLVEGQPLTDLGIVSEELVGQNLFTRARTPEIAAHFEAAFRGEEQQFTLDLAGRTLDVWLTPLHEENSGVSGVVGAAADVTERLNIERELREANRNLLRSNAELEQFAYVTSHDLQAPLRAVVSFTELLTRRLDGQLDARTTQYVDHILDGTHRMKRMIDDLLTYARVDRVERELEDVPLESVLKVVQHTLSDTLTSTQAVITHDPLPVIRGDLTELTSLLQNLVENAVKYRASGRTPIIHVGSMPEDDGWHFTVSDNGIGIEPAYFERIFKIFQRLHHRDAIDGTGVGLAVCRKIVERYEGRIWVESIPGSGSVFHFTLPEGVVGPQLIDVH; this is translated from the coding sequence ATGCGCAAACCGCTCCTGCAACCGTACGTCCTCAGGCACCAGCTCGGATCCTGGCTGCTGCTGCTGATCGTGGCCGTCACCGTGGCCTGGGGCATGCACCGCCTGGAACAGAACACCCGCACCGGCATGCGGGCGCAATCCGAACTGGTCGCCCTGGAAGGCGTGTACTCCGCGCTGGTGGATCAACAGGCCGGCGTGCGCGGCTACGTCCTGACCGGCGAGGACCGCTACCTGGAGCCGTACCGGCGCGGTCTGACAGTGCTCCCGCAGCACCTGCTCACCCTCCGGACCCTGGCAGGCTCTGAACCTCCCGCCGCCCGGGAGGCCCACCTGAAGGTATTGCGTGACCTCGAGCGCCTTCACCGGCAGTGGCTCGCCAGGGTGGCGGCACCGGAACTGGCCCGAACCCGGCAGGGGGATTTCTCGACCGCCGTGCAGATCGTACGTATGGGTCAAGGCAAACAACTGATGGACGAAATGCGGGCCTTGGTCGACGCCCGGAGAGACACCGTCGAAGCCAGACAGGTCACCCTGAACCAGACTACCTTCACTACGCTCCAGCAGGTACGGTGGCTCTCGGTCGGCGGACTGCTGCTGGCGCTGCTGGCTTCGGTCCTGGCAACGACCCGCGCGACCCGCACCGTCGCAAAAGGGCTGCACAGCATCACGACCGGCGCGCGCCGCGTCGCCGACGGGCAGCTGGACGAGCGCGTCCCGCTGGACCACGTGCGGGAAGGCGCGCTGCTGGGTGTGGCCTTCAATGAAATGACCGACCAGCTGCAACAGCGGGAGGCGGAGTTGCACCGCAACAGCGTCCGCAACCGCCTGATTCTCGATGCGGTGGGTGACGGCGTCGTCGGCACCGACACGCACGGCCGCGGCACGTTCGCCAACCCGGCCGCCTTGTCGATGACCGGCTATGCCCTGCCCGATCTGATCGGGCAGAACATCCACGAACGCCTTCACCAGGCTGCTGAGGGCGAAGCGTCCTTGCCCGCGTCGGTGTGTCCAGCCTGCCACGCCGCGGAGGACGGCGGAGCGCAGCGCATGGCCGCCGCGACGTTCCGGCGTCAGGATGGCTCGAGTTTCCCGGTGGAATACTTCATCGCGCCTCTTCGCGGCGCCGACAACCTCCTCGAAGGTTCCGTGATCTCATTTCGTGACGTGACCGAACAGCGTGCAGCGCAACACGCCCTGCAACAGAGTGAAGCGCGGCTGCGGGCGGTGACCGCGAATCTACCGGTGGTGCTGTTCGCCCTGGACCGCTCCGGCGTCTTCACGCTGGTCGAGGGACAGCCGCTGACGGATCTGGGCATCGTTTCCGAGGAACTCGTGGGACAAAACCTGTTCACCCGCGCGCGGACTCCGGAGATCGCGGCCCACTTCGAGGCCGCCTTTCGCGGTGAGGAGCAGCAGTTCACGCTTGACCTCGCCGGCCGAACCCTGGACGTCTGGCTCACGCCCCTTCACGAAGAGAACAGCGGCGTCAGTGGCGTGGTCGGGGCGGCGGCTGACGTCACGGAACGCTTGAACATCGAGCGCGAACTGCGGGAAGCGAACCGCAACCTGCTGCGGTCCAACGCGGAACTCGAACAGTTCGCCTATGTCACCTCGCACGACCTGCAAGCCCCCCTGCGCGCCGTGGTCAGCTTCACGGAGCTGCTCACCCGGCGGCTGGACGGGCAGCTGGATGCCCGGACCACACAGTACGTGGACCATATCCTCGACGGCACCCACCGCATGAAGCGCATGATTGACGATCTGCTCACCTACGCCCGTGTGGACCGGGTGGAACGCGAGCTGGAGGACGTCCCGCTGGAAAGCGTGTTGAAGGTGGTTCAGCACACCCTCTCGGACACCCTGACGTCCACCCAGGCCGTCATCACGCACGACCCGCTGCCGGTCATCCGCGGTGACCTGACCGAACTGACCTCGCTGCTTCAGAACCTGGTTGAGAACGCCGTCAAGTACCGTGCTTCAGGCCGCACGCCCATCATCCATGTGGGTTCGATGCCTGAGGATGATGGGTGGCATTTCACGGTTTCAGACAATGGGATCGGGATTGAGCCTGCGTACTTCGAGCGAATTTTCAAGATCTTCCAACGGCTGCATCACCGCGACGCCATTGATGGAACGGGCGTTGGCCTGGCGGTGTGCCGGAAGATCGTCGAGAGGTACGAGGGCCGCATCTGGGTAGAGTCGATACCGGGCTCCGGCAGCGTCTTCCACTTCACCCTCCCAGAGGGCGTGGTCGGGCCACAGTTGATAGATGTTCATTGA
- a CDS encoding MarR family winged helix-turn-helix transcriptional regulator gives MQDPHQVTLAEYEVLLKLARAPERQLRLIELAEASVLTLSGLSRLVDRLEQRQFVERVRNTVDRRSFQIHLTPQRHTAFQPMNRTHLQGVRGLFLEHFTEEEQYQLGSFWHRLLGHLDDELQSR, from the coding sequence ATGCAAGACCCCCACCAGGTCACCCTCGCTGAATATGAAGTGCTGCTCAAACTCGCCCGCGCCCCCGAACGTCAACTGCGGCTGATCGAACTCGCCGAGGCGTCCGTGTTGACCCTCAGTGGACTGAGCCGACTGGTAGACCGGCTCGAACAACGCCAGTTCGTCGAACGCGTTCGTAACACTGTGGACCGCCGCAGCTTCCAGATCCACCTCACGCCACAGAGGCACACCGCCTTCCAGCCCATGAACCGCACCCACCTTCAGGGAGTCCGCGGCTTGTTCCTGGAGCACTTCACGGAAGAGGAACAATACCAGCTCGGTTCGTTCTGGCACCGCCTACTCGGCCACTTGGATGACGAACTCCAGAGCCGCTGA
- a CDS encoding ATP-binding protein: protein MTSRSLFEQGGETGTLMRDFDWARSALGPPELWSPRLRTYVELMLASKQPMYLGWTRDLIALYNDAYRPILGADKHPHALGQPTADIFEHDGYPGLKPYFDALLNQGESFAFDDILVPLIRHGYLEECYFDVSYTPIQGDVQVEGMLATVNETTERVLSTRRTGALAFLAAHLLGINDKHQIADALMQGARHNPHDLPFILLYLPDEEQNLKLQHAEGLPEADLTSFDALRETWGGGHDMQVRSITPQTTGAWPEPVTQVAVLPLTKGGTLTAPQGHLVIGLNARKQVDGAYRDFLELLKSQVLGALRSADLADTLEEQNAELEARTQMLEAFSTLTHDLGILSEPLHLIQETQRMVLSLLPAGFSQYYEPQDERWVIRSQVGQVNTPELQALLDAGLPFLEPPNLLTPWQTGESYFQAPYDPTADRLTGSETYPGATATLPITVGGQRRGVLGFALFDPQAWSRADRALLETAMRHLNLTLERAEQAQDLQARQAEVESRNHALEAFAHLARDLALETDRVALVRRAQEIVLSLLPSGYAVYYELEEGLWRAKAQVGDLGNEGLQALVDAGFPQDIPTLSIPLTTGEPLYQDVYARGADTPTDVVQHLQAVVTLPLLFRRVPIGMFVLGLFEQRAWTAVDRAVLETTMRSLSLALERAEYTRELTAQRDALDTRTLALGDANEELEAFAYSVSHDLRTPVRHIAGFSTLLRKTLGDGLDPKAERYLTVIDQATLRMNHLIDAMLDLSRTSRQPLHVRLVDLGALLTDIRAELMPDVLERDIAWRIGPLPLVWADQDLLRQALLNLLSNALKYSRTRAQAVIEVRVVERSGDWVVEVQDNGVGFDPRYSDKLFGVFQRMHRQEEFEGTGVGLANVRRIIARHGGQVWAKGAVGEGATFSFSLPKVAT, encoded by the coding sequence ATGACCAGCCGTTCGCTCTTCGAGCAGGGTGGTGAGACAGGTACCCTCATGCGGGACTTCGACTGGGCCAGGTCCGCACTGGGTCCCCCCGAACTATGGTCACCCCGGCTGCGCACGTACGTCGAGCTGATGCTCGCCTCCAAACAACCCATGTACCTCGGCTGGACCCGCGACCTGATCGCCCTGTATAACGACGCCTACCGCCCCATCCTCGGAGCTGACAAACATCCACACGCTCTGGGCCAACCGACTGCTGACATCTTCGAGCACGACGGGTACCCCGGGCTGAAGCCGTATTTCGATGCGCTGCTCAACCAGGGAGAAAGTTTCGCGTTTGATGACATCCTCGTCCCGCTCATCCGGCACGGGTACTTGGAGGAATGCTACTTCGACGTCAGCTATACGCCCATCCAAGGCGATGTTCAGGTCGAGGGCATGCTGGCCACTGTCAACGAAACCACTGAGCGGGTGCTCAGTACCCGGCGGACCGGCGCGCTGGCGTTTCTGGCTGCCCACCTGCTGGGCATCAATGACAAGCATCAGATCGCTGATGCCCTCATGCAGGGCGCCCGACATAACCCACATGACCTGCCCTTCATTCTTCTGTACCTGCCAGACGAGGAACAGAACCTCAAACTCCAGCATGCCGAAGGCCTCCCTGAAGCGGACCTCACGTCTTTCGACGCGCTGAGAGAAACCTGGGGTGGCGGCCACGACATGCAGGTCAGGTCCATCACTCCACAGACCACGGGAGCCTGGCCGGAACCCGTCACGCAGGTCGCCGTCCTGCCCCTGACCAAGGGGGGGACCCTCACCGCTCCCCAGGGCCATCTCGTCATTGGGCTCAATGCCCGCAAGCAGGTTGACGGCGCCTACCGGGACTTCCTGGAACTGCTCAAGAGTCAGGTGCTGGGCGCACTCCGGTCCGCTGACCTGGCCGACACGCTCGAGGAACAGAACGCAGAGCTCGAAGCACGCACTCAGATGCTCGAAGCGTTCAGTACCTTGACCCATGATCTGGGCATCCTGAGCGAACCCCTACACCTCATTCAGGAAACGCAGCGGATGGTACTCAGTCTGCTTCCCGCAGGGTTCTCACAGTATTACGAACCCCAGGATGAGCGGTGGGTGATCCGGTCGCAGGTGGGCCAGGTGAACACGCCCGAGCTCCAGGCACTGCTGGACGCCGGGCTGCCGTTCCTGGAGCCCCCAAACCTGTTGACCCCCTGGCAGACGGGTGAATCTTATTTTCAGGCCCCGTATGACCCAACAGCTGATCGTCTAACCGGTAGCGAGACGTACCCGGGGGCCACGGCCACCTTACCCATCACGGTGGGCGGGCAGCGCCGCGGGGTGCTCGGGTTTGCCCTGTTTGATCCGCAAGCCTGGTCGCGCGCGGACCGGGCCCTGCTCGAGACTGCCATGCGCCACCTGAACCTGACGTTGGAACGGGCCGAGCAGGCCCAGGACCTTCAGGCCCGCCAGGCCGAGGTCGAGAGCCGCAATCACGCCCTTGAGGCGTTCGCTCACCTTGCCCGTGACCTGGCGTTAGAAACGGACCGGGTGGCGCTCGTGCGCCGGGCCCAGGAGATCGTTCTGTCCCTGCTGCCCTCCGGGTATGCGGTGTACTACGAACTGGAGGAAGGATTGTGGCGCGCGAAAGCCCAGGTGGGTGACCTGGGAAACGAGGGCCTGCAAGCCTTGGTCGACGCCGGGTTTCCTCAGGACATTCCCACCCTCTCTATTCCCCTGACCACCGGTGAGCCTCTCTATCAGGATGTGTACGCCCGGGGCGCTGACACGCCAACGGACGTGGTGCAGCACCTTCAGGCGGTAGTCACCTTACCGTTGCTGTTCCGGAGGGTGCCCATCGGGATGTTCGTGCTGGGCCTGTTCGAGCAGCGGGCCTGGACCGCCGTTGACCGGGCGGTGCTCGAGACCACCATGCGAAGTCTGAGCCTCGCGTTGGAACGTGCCGAGTACACCCGGGAACTGACGGCGCAACGGGACGCCCTGGATACTCGGACCCTGGCCCTGGGTGACGCCAACGAAGAGCTCGAAGCGTTCGCGTACAGCGTCAGTCATGACCTCAGGACTCCAGTCCGCCATATCGCGGGCTTCAGTACGCTCCTGCGTAAGACGTTAGGAGATGGTCTGGACCCGAAAGCGGAACGGTACCTGACGGTGATCGACCAGGCCACGCTGCGCATGAATCACCTGATCGACGCCATGCTTGACCTGTCCCGCACGTCCCGGCAGCCGCTGCACGTCCGGCTGGTGGACCTCGGCGCTTTGCTGACGGATATACGTGCAGAGTTGATGCCCGACGTGCTGGAACGCGACATCGCCTGGCGGATTGGTCCTCTGCCGCTGGTGTGGGCGGACCAGGATCTGCTGCGGCAGGCCCTGCTGAACCTGCTGTCGAACGCCCTGAAATACTCCCGCACCCGGGCCCAGGCCGTCATTGAAGTGCGGGTGGTGGAACGTTCGGGGGACTGGGTCGTGGAGGTGCAGGACAATGGTGTCGGGTTTGATCCCCGCTACTCGGACAAATTGTTTGGCGTGTTTCAGCGCATGCACCGCCAGGAGGAATTCGAGGGCACGGGGGTGGGGCTGGCCAACGTGCGGCGCATCATTGCGCGGCATGGCGGGCAGGTCTGGGCGAAAGGCGCGGTCGGTGAGGGGGCCACGTTTTCATTCAGCCTGCCCAAAGTCGCGACCTGA
- a CDS encoding MFS transporter, protein MDFRALRYPVFTLGVVLIMLLAVVFFGGAILLPLYLQEVRGLNTLQTGLLVLPGGVLMGVLAPTIGRLYDRHGPALPAVPGAILLTLSLWSFSRITAGTGVPVLLALHLVMSMGLALTFTPLFTAATSPLPARLYSHGSAIMNTFQQVAGAAGTALLITVMTGQTTRALAEGMALPLARAEGVRAAFGMATGMALVLTLLVVFMRRAASPEEGQAHAGH, encoded by the coding sequence CTGGACTTTCGCGCACTGCGGTACCCCGTGTTCACGCTGGGGGTCGTGCTGATCATGTTGCTGGCGGTCGTCTTTTTCGGTGGGGCCATTCTGCTGCCCCTCTACCTCCAGGAAGTTCGGGGACTGAACACCCTTCAGACTGGTCTTCTGGTCCTGCCCGGCGGGGTCTTGATGGGTGTGCTCGCTCCCACGATCGGCCGGCTGTACGACCGTCATGGTCCGGCCCTGCCGGCCGTTCCTGGGGCGATTCTCCTGACGCTATCGCTCTGGAGTTTCAGCCGGATCACCGCCGGGACTGGCGTGCCGGTCCTCCTGGCCCTGCATCTCGTCATGAGCATGGGGCTCGCCCTGACCTTCACCCCGCTGTTCACTGCGGCCACCAGTCCGCTTCCTGCCCGGCTGTATTCGCATGGCAGCGCCATCATGAACACCTTCCAGCAGGTGGCGGGCGCCGCGGGGACAGCGCTGCTGATCACGGTGATGACCGGGCAGACCACGCGGGCGTTGGCTGAAGGCATGGCCCTCCCGCTCGCCCGCGCTGAAGGGGTACGAGCGGCCTTCGGCATGGCCACGGGAATGGCTCTGGTACTCACGCTGCTGGTGGTGTTTATGCGCCGCGCCGCCTCGCCGGAAGAGGGGCAGGCACACGCGGGACACTGA
- a CDS encoding GNAT family N-acetyltransferase, with product MPLSIRAYRPEDRAACLAIFDANMPMSFLPPERPAFGAWLDSEDGAAEYLVVEDASGIVACGGLWFSQDVQRPAGFAWGMVHPDRQRQGIGAQLARVRLSRLRELGVPLAALDTSQWTAPFYARLGFREVRRTPDGYGPGLDRVDMTLDLTDEAQEE from the coding sequence ATGCCCCTGTCGATTCGTGCGTACCGCCCCGAGGACCGCGCGGCCTGCTTGGCCATTTTTGACGCCAACATGCCCATGTCCTTTCTCCCCCCTGAGCGCCCGGCATTCGGAGCGTGGCTGGATAGCGAAGACGGCGCCGCCGAGTACCTGGTGGTCGAGGACGCCTCCGGGATCGTGGCGTGCGGCGGTCTGTGGTTCAGCCAGGACGTGCAGCGCCCAGCGGGGTTCGCGTGGGGCATGGTCCACCCGGACCGGCAGCGGCAGGGCATCGGGGCGCAGCTGGCCCGGGTGCGCCTGAGCCGGTTGCGGGAACTGGGTGTGCCCCTGGCGGCGCTGGATACGAGCCAGTGGACGGCGCCTTTCTACGCTCGCCTGGGGTTCCGGGAGGTGCGGCGGACGCCCGACGGGTACGGGCCGGGACTGGACCGTGTGGACATGACCCTCGACCTCACGGATGAAGCGCAGGAGGAATAA
- a CDS encoding DUF6896 domain-containing protein: MTPIPFENLIQMYLTLVQDAIQRLQSRYGVATPDAVWSGRIPVAGRVSGMRYRYHGIGCTAVVDGHTVSWDWQGGRTDILDPWHIWQLTHKRPETYGSWADLRVLRQHMQDLAAHGHLEHALAGHSYQLPSRRLPTLAAPVH, translated from the coding sequence ATGACCCCCATACCCTTTGAAAACCTCATCCAGATGTACCTGACACTGGTTCAGGATGCCATCCAGCGCCTTCAATCCCGTTATGGCGTGGCTACCCCGGACGCCGTGTGGTCCGGACGTATTCCGGTTGCCGGTCGCGTGAGCGGCATGCGCTACCGCTACCACGGCATCGGCTGCACCGCCGTGGTCGATGGCCACACCGTGTCCTGGGACTGGCAAGGCGGACGGACCGACATTCTGGATCCGTGGCATATCTGGCAGCTGACCCACAAACGTCCCGAAACCTACGGTTCATGGGCTGACCTGCGGGTCCTCCGGCAGCACATGCAGGACCTCGCCGCACACGGACACCTGGAGCACGCGCTCGCGGGCCACAGTTATCAGCTCCCCTCGCGACGCCTGCCGACCTTAGCAGCCCCCGTCCACTGA
- a CDS encoding LLM class flavin-dependent oxidoreductase, translated as MALSIPLSLLDLTRVKKDEPTAEGIARSVRLARTADRLGYHRLWFAEHHNAPTIASSATSLMIQHVAAQTENLRVGAGGIMLPNHSPLVIAEQFGMLETLYPGRIDLGLGRAPGTDGATMGALRRDGREADRFPDDVLELHGYLSGNSLITGVNAYPGAGTNVPLYILGSSLFGAQLAAQFGLPYAFASHFAPAALNDAARIYRETFDAHGPLAGPEAKPHFIAAVNVIAADDTSAARDQRRQAEDGWLQAFLGRGRSLSPEDLRAVRGHPQARQILGMLDRTIVGTQSDVVSGLEALVREVQADELILVNLAVAEEHQHRTLELLAPAAGS; from the coding sequence ATGGCTCTCTCTATTCCACTGTCGCTGCTTGATCTCACCCGGGTCAAAAAGGATGAACCGACCGCTGAAGGCATCGCCCGCAGTGTGCGCCTGGCCCGCACCGCCGACCGGCTCGGGTATCACCGCCTGTGGTTTGCCGAGCACCACAACGCGCCCACCATTGCCTCATCCGCCACTTCCCTGATGATTCAGCACGTGGCCGCGCAGACCGAGAATCTACGGGTGGGCGCGGGTGGAATCATGCTGCCCAACCACTCGCCGCTGGTGATCGCGGAGCAGTTCGGCATGCTGGAAACGCTCTATCCGGGCCGCATCGACCTGGGCCTGGGCCGCGCCCCCGGCACGGACGGCGCCACCATGGGTGCACTGCGACGCGACGGACGCGAAGCAGATCGTTTTCCTGACGACGTGCTCGAACTGCATGGGTACCTCAGCGGAAATTCGCTCATTACTGGCGTGAACGCTTACCCCGGAGCCGGAACCAACGTGCCGCTGTACATCCTCGGCTCTTCGCTCTTCGGCGCACAACTGGCCGCCCAGTTCGGTCTGCCCTACGCATTCGCCTCTCATTTTGCTCCTGCGGCGCTCAATGATGCAGCCCGGATTTACCGGGAGACCTTTGACGCCCACGGGCCACTGGCAGGGCCGGAGGCGAAGCCACACTTCATCGCCGCGGTGAATGTGATTGCGGCGGACGATACCAGTGCGGCCCGTGACCAGAGGAGGCAAGCGGAAGATGGCTGGCTCCAGGCGTTTCTGGGGCGGGGAAGGTCACTGAGTCCAGAGGACCTGAGGGCAGTGCGAGGGCATCCCCAGGCACGGCAGATTCTGGGAATGCTTGACCGCACCATTGTTGGCACGCAGTCGGACGTGGTGAGTGGCCTTGAAGCATTGGTCCGCGAAGTGCAGGCTGATGAGCTGATCCTGGTCAACCTGGCTGTGGCCGAAGAGCACCAGCACCGCACGTTGGAACTGTTAGCCCCCGCGGCAGGCTCCTGA
- a CDS encoding NAD(P)/FAD-dependent oxidoreductase — protein sequence MTAGAGWDVAVIGAGIIGAACAWRLAERGLKVVVLEQGSPAGGSTGKSAAGVRAQFTSETNILLSKHSIEEYAAMPESGYHPGGYLLLVPEAQWPAHQAGVELQHRLGVPTEQLTPEDAQVHAEFLPDGLGGCTFCGTDGHVDAHGLTMAYVNRAREAGARFLLDTPVTGIRRDGEVWQLSTPAGRVEAPLLVNASGAWSGEVGALAGLEIPVQPARRMVFTTGPITLARPLPMIFDLASGVWLRSEGERIILGRADPADVGWREGMEWAWLEPTLEAAMTRFPWLEAASLDRRASWWGYYEVTPDHQAIVGRLPGADGWLNACGFSGHGVMQAAAIARVIAQEALGEAPFIDLSPLRYERFKQVPNGLTDIQV from the coding sequence ATGACTGCCGGCGCGGGCTGGGACGTGGCCGTGATCGGTGCGGGCATCATCGGCGCCGCCTGCGCCTGGCGGCTGGCCGAGCGGGGCCTCAAGGTCGTGGTCCTGGAGCAGGGCAGCCCCGCGGGTGGCTCGACCGGCAAGAGTGCCGCGGGCGTTCGCGCGCAGTTCACGTCAGAGACGAACATCCTCCTGTCAAAGCACAGCATTGAGGAGTACGCGGCCATGCCCGAATCGGGGTACCACCCGGGCGGGTACCTGCTGCTGGTGCCTGAAGCGCAGTGGCCGGCCCATCAGGCTGGAGTTGAGCTTCAGCACCGCCTGGGCGTGCCGACCGAGCAGCTGACGCCGGAAGACGCCCAGGTGCACGCCGAATTCCTGCCGGATGGACTGGGCGGCTGCACATTCTGCGGGACAGACGGTCATGTGGACGCCCACGGATTGACGATGGCTTACGTGAACCGCGCCCGGGAGGCCGGCGCACGCTTTCTGCTGGACACCCCGGTGACGGGCATCCGGCGTGACGGTGAAGTCTGGCAGCTGAGCACGCCAGCTGGACGGGTGGAAGCTCCCCTGCTGGTCAACGCGAGTGGCGCCTGGTCCGGTGAGGTGGGTGCGCTGGCAGGGCTGGAGATTCCTGTTCAGCCCGCGCGGCGAATGGTCTTCACCACGGGACCCATCACGTTGGCACGGCCTCTGCCGATGATCTTCGACCTGGCAAGCGGCGTGTGGCTGCGTTCTGAAGGGGAACGCATCATCCTGGGGCGCGCGGACCCGGCGGACGTCGGGTGGCGCGAAGGCATGGAGTGGGCGTGGCTGGAACCTACCCTGGAGGCGGCCATGACCCGCTTTCCGTGGCTGGAGGCGGCCTCGCTCGACCGGCGCGCCAGCTGGTGGGGCTATTACGAGGTGACGCCAGACCATCAGGCCATCGTGGGCCGCCTGCCGGGGGCCGACGGCTGGCTCAATGCCTGCGGTTTTTCCGGGCATGGGGTGATGCAGGCGGCCGCCATCGCCCGCGTGATCGCGCAGGAAGCTCTGGGGGAGGCACCTTTTATTGACCTCTCGCCGCTGCGGTATGAGCGGTTCAAGCAGGTACCGAACGGCCTGACCGATATTCAGGTCTGA
- a CDS encoding SDR family NAD(P)-dependent oxidoreductase: MMNSLVNRCEGRVVLVTGAAGGIGRAVAERFAQEGAQVAVNDLKEDAVRAVVDSITAAGGRALAVPADVSDAQQVDAMFTLVETNLGHVDVLYNNAGLIDTTRHFLEGDEGWWDRIIEVNLKSVFLCSHRAARVMARRRKGVIISTSSGGATRAHRGNVAYDATKGGIEAMTRAMALDLAPYGIRVNGVVPGFINTYGLTEEQLRVREKTVPLGRYGVAEDMTGAALFLASDDAAYVTGQFISVDGGVLVQQRSANVDTFPVEGFPVIEADLA; this comes from the coding sequence ATGATGAACAGTCTTGTCAACCGATGTGAAGGCCGGGTGGTGCTGGTGACTGGCGCCGCAGGGGGCATCGGCCGCGCCGTGGCGGAACGTTTTGCACAGGAGGGCGCCCAGGTGGCCGTCAATGACCTGAAGGAAGACGCGGTGCGGGCCGTGGTGGACAGCATCACCGCAGCCGGCGGGCGCGCGTTGGCGGTGCCGGCCGACGTGTCGGACGCGCAGCAGGTGGACGCCATGTTCACGCTTGTCGAAACGAACCTGGGCCATGTGGACGTGCTGTACAACAATGCCGGCCTGATCGACACCACCCGGCACTTCCTGGAGGGCGACGAAGGCTGGTGGGACCGCATCATCGAGGTGAACCTGAAAAGTGTGTTTCTCTGCTCCCACCGGGCCGCGCGGGTCATGGCCCGGCGGCGCAAAGGCGTCATTATCAGCACCTCGTCGGGTGGAGCGACCCGCGCGCACCGGGGTAACGTCGCGTACGACGCGACCAAAGGCGGCATTGAGGCCATGACGCGGGCCATGGCGCTGGACCTGGCTCCGTACGGCATCCGGGTGAACGGCGTGGTGCCTGGGTTCATCAACACCTACGGCCTGACAGAAGAGCAGCTGCGCGTGCGTGAGAAGACCGTACCACTGGGCCGTTACGGCGTGGCCGAGGACATGACCGGAGCGGCCCTGTTCCTGGCGTCGGACGACGCGGCGTACGTCACCGGTCAGTTCATCTCGGTGGATGGCGGCGTGCTGGTGCAGCAACGCTCGGCGAACGTGGACACTTTCCCCGTGGAGGGCTTCCCGGTGATCGAGGCGGACCTCGCATGA